Part of the Sphaerochaeta associata genome is shown below.
GATAGCCATTTCTCGCAAGCTTCTCCTGAATTGAAAAGTGCTCGTGGATTTCTGGAAGAAGACCCACATCGTAGGCCCTAAGTACATCGGCACAACGCTTTAAAATCTCCCAAACCTTCGGCTCTACGAAGAAGCAATCGGTATCCTTTACTTTTGTCGTATAGGCAAAAGCATCGAGGCGAACCATGGCAGCCCCATGCTCAGCCAAGAACCTTAAGTTATCGTCGAGAAAGCGAAGCCCTTCCTCAGTCTCCAAGTTGAGGTCCACCTGATCATCACCAAAGGTGAACCAGATATTGCGCTTCGTCCCATCAAAGAAGGTAATTGAGCGGATGGGGGCCAGCGGCTTGCGTTTGTAAATCCTGCCGATCTGCTCCTCGGTGGGTGTGCTCCCCCAGAACTTGTCGAAATCGATGAACAGATTTTTGTACTGTGAATCATCACCCTTATCAACGAAGTCTTGAAAATACTCGCTGCTCGTAGAGATGTGGTTGATCATATAGTCGAACATAAGATCATAATCGTCGGCAAGCTTTTTCATATCCGCCCAATCACCAAAGGAGGAGTCGATCTGACGATAGGTCATGGGGGCGAAGCCCCGGTCACCCGAGGAAGGGAAGAACGGCAGAACGTGAATGCCGGTTACGGCCTTTGAGAAATACTTGGAGACGACTTGTTCCAAATCGCTAAGATTGCGACCAAGAGAATCAGGATAGGTTATCAGCATTACACCGTTCTTCATGTAATGCACTATAAGAGAACAACATTCAACAGTCAATTCTTCCTTGTATTTGCCCCTTGCATCCTCTTCATATCCTACCTATACTGTAGGAAACGAGGAGGATGAAATGGATCTATTTGACATCGCAATCAAGCTCGAGCAGGAAGGTGCTCAACTGTATAAGGAATTAGCAAAGAAGGCTCCGACAGAGGGCTTTGCCACCATCTTCAAGATGCTCGCCGACGATGAGAAGAAACATGAAAGCTATTTTAGGGCACTGCAAGGAAAGAGTGCCTTGGTAACGGTCAATTCCACGGTTCTCGAACAGGCAAAACAGGTATTCAAGGCCTTCGACCCCGAAAACTTTACTGTGACCGACGGCCAGATTCCTGCCTATGAGGAAGCTTTGGCAGTAGAGAAGAAAAGCATCGACTTCTATTCAGAGCAATTGTCTTCTCTAGAATTCGAAGCGGAAAAGAAAGCCCTTTCTCAGATTATCTCCGAAGAAAAGCGTCACTATGCAATTCTTGAAGAGATGCTCAAGCTCGTCACCCGCCCCCATCGCTGGGTTGAGGATGCCGAGTTCGGAGTACGGGAAGAGTATTAAGGCTAGACGGGCATGCTGAAACGGCATGCCCATTCCATTTTTCATCAATTCTCGCGTTTCGCAGAGGAGAATCAGACTAGAGCGGCAGAGTTTTTCAGAAGGTTTTTATAGCACGACCAAGTTCTGATGTTATTGCCTGTAGGATATCCTCTGAACTGAATCGTCTCTGGTCACTCTCAGCTTCCTGTTCTGCAAAGAGAAGGCTTTCATATACCAAATCAGCAACATCACGTTCATACTCTGTGTCTTGGCTCATGGATTTAGCATACCATAGTACCAAGACGACCATCACAAATTCCTTTCGCCATACTCATGTTCTTGTTTTGTTTCCAAAATGCACTATAATTAGTGCATCATGGAAACAAATGAACGTGCTTCATATCTCACATTCCGGTCTATCTTCTCTGAAATGGGTTGTTTCTCGATGAACCAAATACGCTTTGGTGGAGGATACAAGGTAGGCAGGAACTCCATCTCCCGTTGGGTCAAGGAGGGCAAGCTGATACAACTCAGACAGGGTATGTATGCGTTTCCTGAAGCATTGCAGGACGGGGACGCCCCGTTCTACATTGCCAACAAGCTCTATGCCCCATCCTATGTCAGCATTCATTCGGCACTTGCTTTCTATGGGATGATTCCTGAAGCAGTAGTCCAAATAACAAGTGTCAGCAGCAGGAAAACCAGCTTCTTTGAGAATGAGCTGGGACAGTTCAGCTACCATACAATCAAGAAAGAGGCCATGTTCGGCTACACCATCGAACAAAGTGCCTTCCATCCGACTTGGGGAATGCTCATCGCTGAACGGGAAAAAGCAATCCTTGACTTGTTGCACCTGTATCCACAGTACACGAGCAAACAGGACATGCTTGACCTGCGCCTGGAC
Proteins encoded:
- the gtfA gene encoding sucrose phosphorylase, encoding MKNGVMLITYPDSLGRNLSDLEQVVSKYFSKAVTGIHVLPFFPSSGDRGFAPMTYRQIDSSFGDWADMKKLADDYDLMFDYMINHISTSSEYFQDFVDKGDDSQYKNLFIDFDKFWGSTPTEEQIGRIYKRKPLAPIRSITFFDGTKRNIWFTFGDDQVDLNLETEEGLRFLDDNLRFLAEHGAAMVRLDAFAYTTKVKDTDCFFVEPKVWEILKRCADVLRAYDVGLLPEIHEHFSIQEKLARNGYPVYDFALPMLVLHALYFHEASYLSNWYEICPRNQFTTLDTHDGIGVVDVRGLLPDEEIEATKEHLFTYGANVKRIYNTAKYNNLDIYQINCTYYSALGEDDKAYLFARALQFFSPGTPQVYYVGMLAGKNDIQLLEETKEGRNINRHYYTLEEIEQEVKRPVVQKLLALMELRSTHPAFKGEFSQQLNDKQHLILSWKTESESIELHADFQSYEFEIVEHI
- a CDS encoding ferritin family protein, with protein sequence MDLFDIAIKLEQEGAQLYKELAKKAPTEGFATIFKMLADDEKKHESYFRALQGKSALVTVNSTVLEQAKQVFKAFDPENFTVTDGQIPAYEEALAVEKKSIDFYSEQLSSLEFEAEKKALSQIISEEKRHYAILEEMLKLVTRPHRWVEDAEFGVREEY
- a CDS encoding type IV toxin-antitoxin system AbiEi family antitoxin domain-containing protein, whose product is METNERASYLTFRSIFSEMGCFSMNQIRFGGGYKVGRNSISRWVKEGKLIQLRQGMYAFPEALQDGDAPFYIANKLYAPSYVSIHSALAFYGMIPEAVVQITSVSSRKTSFFENELGQFSYHTIKKEAMFGYTIEQSAFHPTWGMLIAEREKAILDLLHLYPQYTSKQDMLDLRLDLDDIDFARLDAYTEQYGVKALERRVTTLKEAYLL